One Mustelus asterias chromosome 10, sMusAst1.hap1.1, whole genome shotgun sequence DNA window includes the following coding sequences:
- the sertm1 gene encoding serine-rich and transmembrane domain-containing protein 1 encodes MSTAETAIDLFSRNSGNQTIDEPYPTSFNTAMDSLSTSHLSNVFVHLSIFFSLLAFLLLLLLIALQRLKNVIASSSPCPECRGNTGSSITNLEVCSLSSRTSDFSALSS; translated from the coding sequence ATGTCTACTGCTGAAACAGCTATTGATTTATTCAGTAGGAACTCTGGAAATCAGACAATTGATGAACCCTACCCAACGTCATTCAACACAGCTATGGATTCGTTATCCACCAGCCACCTATCTAATGTCTTTGTACATCTGTCAATTTTCTTCAGTTTGCTGGCGTTTTTGTTATTACTACTGTTGATTGCATTGCAGAGGCTTAAGAATGTTATTGCTTCTAGTTCCCCCTGTCCTGAATGCAGAGGCAATACAGGGAGTTCTATCACCAATCTGGAAGTGTGTAGCCTTTCATCGAGGACATCggatttctcagctctctcaAGCTAA